The stretch of DNA ACCACAACACACAATTCACACAACCTGGAAACATTTTCCAGGGCTTGTGTGCTTACTGGAAGTCGTTGGGGTGACCTGATCTTGGAAATCCAGAGAAGCTGGGTCCCTGATCTTGCTCAGGGATTGACAACATTCATGGCGTTGCATCAGCAGGGCTGGTTGATTCAGGTTGAGTAGGGTTACGTGGCTAAAACATAAGTTGAGATTGAGCAGAGATTGATGCACCTGGGTCCTGATAAAGGTCACAGTTCATGCCTGCCAACTGCAAAAAGGAATGCCCAGCCGTCCAAGAATGTGAGCAAAGCATCTGTGAAGCAATGGATATGCAAAAGAAGAGGATGAGTTTTGGTTATCTGCATCACCTCAATTGGGGAATCAAAGTCCATCATGCTTTGGGGACTTCGAGGCCAAGGTGAAATTACTTGATGCTGACCATGCAGTTGAATTCCTTGGTCTGTAAAGTTTTGAAATCATTTCATCAGGATAGCTGTGTAATGTTTAAATTCATCTGCGAACACAAGGTTGATATGCACTCAAGAATATTGCCTTTCATCACAAAATCTGGTGAAATGTCCTCCAATTTTTCATATGCATGCAATCTCCACTTGTTCACTAAAGCCTGCAACAAGAACAAAGATCAGATGTTGTTGAACATGGCCACGGTAGTAATATTGGTAATATGGTGATCATGGGTTCAGCATGTACCTTCTGAGCTGTGTTAAATCTTTGGCATGCAACATACTCATGTGGGAATGCTGCTCCGACAAGCTCATGCACGCAATTAAAGAAAAGCACAACATTGCCCTCTTTACTGTGGTATCGTTTGAGTTCTTGCCGATATTCGAGAACACACTGCCTAGCATGCCCAGTCAGTTTTGACCAAGCATTTTGCTGATTTTCCATCTTGAGGATCTGCATGATTTAAAACAACATCATGTGAATGAAACAGATGGCTGCAAAACAGGGGCATACAGGATTATGCATTTAGAATTCTTTACCGCACGAAGCTTGTTGGAGTCCTCATTCAAAGTTTTCAAGAAGCCCTCCACGTTATGGATTTGCACCTTCTGAAGCCTCTTGTGGTAAACTCCATCCCTGGCAATCCCCTCTAAGCGATATAGTCTATCGTCTAGTCTTGGAGGGTGGCTCTTCTCATTTgctgaaaaaataaataaatgatcaGACTAGACCAAACACAAATTCAGAAACAACAATAAACCTGACAATATGCAAAACCAGGCTCATACGTTTGTTTCTGCGGTCGAGAACTTTCACAGGCTTCATGATGGCTTCCTGAACCCGACCAGAAGTCTTTTCGCTCTTGCAAACTCTTGCTGCCATGATGACGTTTTTCCTGCATGATCCTTCCCTGAAACGGATCTGGCTAAGTTCAACCATTCCATTGGTCAACCATACAGTCCCCAGCACAAGATCGTGCCCATCCCGACCTTGCATTACATGCTTGTCAAACTCGTCTTCAGTCCAATTGTCCTGGCATTTGTTGGAGAAATCTCCACGGAGAACCAGGATCTCAATTTTTGCTTCCGAAAGCGCACCAGACGTTACCACCTTGTCACCTTCAAGCATGGCAACTTTGATAGCTGCATGGTTCTGAGATGTTAAATTCTCATCCGTGTAAACAGGTGGCTCCAAACCATTCAGGAAACACAGTCGCATGTTTTTGGATCCATTAGCAGCAATATGCTCCTGATTTGCCTCTAGTCTGAAACACCAGCATGAATGAAAGTGTGATAAGCCCAAAATCAAGTAACATATTCACCTGGCATTTTTTAAATTCAGCATGCACATACTTCATTTCATCACATAGCAACAAGAAACTGATGTTTCTTGTTAAACTGTATATGGAAATGGCAACCTGATAACAAGCAAAACAGAACATGCATAGTGACCAGGTAGAAACAAATTTATGGGTTTGTTACCTTATCTGTTGATCAGCATGACGATTGGAACACAGATGTGACAATTGTGTCTGTCATAATTTTTATATAGAGTTCTATCATGAGTTTATATGAACATAAACTGGATTCCATAGACAGGGATTTACAGATATCATGTATGGAAGGTATTAAGATAATCTAACCACTTCATGGCGGAGACCCTCGATCTGCTCCTGAAAACTCTCCAGATTGCTACAGCcaaagagaagagaaaggatgaACATTAAAAATAGTGATAATGGAAATAAGTCTTGTGTTGAACGGATGAATTCTGTAAAATGTATGTTACTGAACCTTTGCAGGAAGCAGTGGCAGTAGAATAATTACAAAAAGTTACAAACCTTTTCATTTTAGGGATAGAAACATTTGCAGATTTCTAATGAGTAGCGAAACTTCATAAGGGAAAATGAATTAAGTGGAGTATAGGATGTTAGAAACACATAAACAACTAAATTTGAACCTAATCTTGGTTGATGGCACCATAAAGTACATGCTAGAGAATTTTCTCATGATATATCTAGGCATAATCTATTTGAATTCTCCAACAGAAATAGACACAACAATAGGCTAACAGATCAAACAAAACAAGCCAGCAGCATATATTCATTTCTGTGAAGGATCAGATCTGAAAAAATACCTCTCTGAACATATATATCTCAATGAACACTAGGCTAACAGACTTATATCTCTGAACACAGAACGTCTGAGTAGACTTAGACTATATATATCTGAATACACAATCTTGCACTAAAGCAATTTTTTATTCTAACTACAAATTTGAGGACTATTCACAACTGAGAAGTCGACATAATAAATCAATAAGGCACATGAACATCATCAGTACTTACCCAAGGGAGTATTGGGGGTGGTGGTTTTGAACTTTTTGAGCAGCAGCAGTCGGACTCGTCGGAGACAGGGGAGGCTGACCACCATTAGTTGCAGCAGGTGCCTTTTGCTTGACGATGCATCCCGTGGCAGAAGGTGCCGCtcccttcttcttggccgccacACCAATAGGGGTGCCCTTCGGCATAGAAACACCTACTGTGGTACTGGCTTGCACGGCAGCTGACAGGACGAGCGGCGGAGGCATCAGGGCTGGTGGAGTGTTGTTTACTGTAGATATCTTTTATCTAGTTTTACACGGATATTGCATAGTATATACCCATACCCACACAAGTGTACCCAGTGGCAAACGATTTCGTCTAGTAATGTATGCACGGATAGAAAAATTATTTATACCCGTCTCTTTACTAAGTAAAAATTGTTGGGTGCTCGGGTTTCGGGTATCCATTTTCATTTCTAGGTAGGATGCTCGTACCTGGGCCACTGCTGGTCTTTAGATGAGAAAATTGATGTGGTACCAAAGCTTCTTGTTGCTGCAAAAATAATGAGCAGATGACAAGCAAAGTTAGTTTAAATTTATACTGTGGACTGGAAGTAAATTAATTGAAGTGCTGTGATCCACATTAATCGTAATCATGTCCCTCTACAATTAGGATTATTTATATCAAAACCTTTGCAAGTTAACCTTGTGTTATGGTGgtcttagtttttttttttcagttaCTACTTACAATAGCTTCTGTGACAGTGTTTCTTGGAATCTGTAGTGTTGCTGCAGCTGGATTAAATCCTGAAAATGACCAGCAAACATTAAGGATACCCATCATTGGGAATACAGAGAGTCGAAAAATGGCATAGCTGATCTACGGATACCTTGGGTAGGCCCATCTTTTGCATTCAACTCTGCAAATCAAACAATCACAGTCGACAAAAAGATCAATATTTTTTTCCGTAAAAGGTTGTCATTTGAATTTTTGAACATATGCAACATGAATGCACACTCATATATGTAATGTATGTTTGAATACATAAGCTGCAGATCAGCTGGAATAATATTTCAGATTTTAAGATTGAGTTAATTGCCTAATTCTGAAGCTGATCTATAAAATTACATGTTAAGTTATATGTAGATAAtgctttcagaaaaaaaaaaaaatacgaaAGGTCAGATAAAAGGGAGTGCCTTTGACAAGGTTATCCACCACACGGAATGGTTCTGATATTCCTTCTTGAACTCTCTCGTCTTGAGCACTGGCTAGCATTACGCCCATCTTGAACTTTCCAGTTCTAGCACAAAAGGATGTTTTCTGGAAAAAGGCATCACTGAGACATGCCTCTCCACCAGCCAGAACTAAGATGCGATCACCTCCTAGGACCGACGATGCTTCTTCTCCAGGCGGTGGACACAGACACACAACAGAGCGATTGAACTCCTCTGAAGTCCAGTAATCCTGCCCATCAACATTGAAGTCGCCGTGGAGAGGTACGACCTCAACAGAAGCTGAAGACAGGGGACCAGAAGTGATCTTCGTGCTGTTCTCATCGAACAAACAAACCTTAAGAAGGTTCCCATCATCTGCTTTTATTTGATCCCCTGTGTAATATGCCTCGCATACCTTGTTCACAAATTGCAAAAGATATTTACTGTGCCTCTTCCTCTTTAGTGGTCGCCTGAAAACCGTTAGACAAATGAACAAAGCTAGTTACCAACATGGTTAAATTAAGAGTTAACTGCATCAGGTGCTACTACTAAACTTGAGTCCATGAACTTTGAAAACACAAAAAACACAATTCTAGGTGAACCTTTTAAGCGGTGCACCATACGTGGTTATTAATTATATTGTGGTCTAGAAATAAATCTGGGGTGCATCATTTAACAAGTTTATTTACCGAAAAGTTTGTGGAGATAAATGACACAACAAGTTCAGAGATCATTCATGCATTTAAGTCTTTCAATAGTTAACAAAAAACTCGTGCAAATGCATAATTGGGCTTATCGATTTTTTTTACTGCGATTTAAATATAGCGCGTGCACGCTCTATATGTATATAACAGAGATGAAGGATTGAGCAACACACTCTTCATCTGAATCATCAGGTTCATCAAGTGGCTCAATGAGAACACCACTTCTCTGACG from Sorghum bicolor cultivar BTx623 chromosome 8, Sorghum_bicolor_NCBIv3, whole genome shotgun sequence encodes:
- the LOC8066351 gene encoding calmodulin-binding protein 60 C; translation: MPPPLVLSAAVQASTTVGVSMPKGTPIGVAAKKKGAAPSATGCIVKQKAPAATNGGQPPLSPTSPTAAAQKVQNHHPQYSLGNLESFQEQIEGLRHEVVAISIYSLTRNISFLLLCDEMKLEANQEHIAANGSKNMRLCFLNGLEPPVYTDENLTSQNHAAIKVAMLEGDKVVTSGALSEAKIEILVLRGDFSNKCQDNWTEDEFDKHVMQGRDGHDLVLGTVWLTNGMVELSQIRFREGSCRKNVIMAARVCKSEKTSGRVQEAIMKPVKVLDRRNKPNEKSHPPRLDDRLYRLEGIARDGVYHKRLQKVQIHNVEGFLKTLNEDSNKLRAILKMENQQNAWSKLTGHARQCVLEYRQELKRYHSKEGNVVLFFNCVHELVGAAFPHEYVACQRFNTAQKALVNKWRLHAYEKLEDISPDFTKEFNCMVSIK